The proteins below are encoded in one region of Engystomops pustulosus chromosome 8, aEngPut4.maternal, whole genome shotgun sequence:
- the RAB40C gene encoding ras-related protein Rab-40C, whose amino-acid sequence MGTQGSPVKSYDYLLKFLLVGDSDVGKGEILESLQDGASESPYSYSNGIDYKTTTILLDGRRVKLELWDTSGQGRFCTIFRSYSRGAQGILLVYDITNRWSFDGIDRWIKEIDEHAPGVPRILVGNRLHLAFKRQVPTEQARAYAEKNGMTFFEVSPLCNFNVTESFTELSRIVLMRHGMEKIWRPNRVFSLQDLCCRAIVSCTPVHLIDKLPLPVAIKSHLKSFSMANGMNAVMMHGRSYSVAGGSGGAAGSGGGSKGNSLKRSKSIRPPQSPPQNCSRSNCKIS is encoded by the exons ATGGGCACTCAAGGCAGCCCTGTGAAGAGCTACGACTACCTCTTGAAGTTCCTGCTGGTGGGAGATAGTGACGTGGGAAAGGGGGAGATCTTGGAGAGTTTGCAGGACGGAGCATCGGAGTCCCCTTACTCCTATAGTAATG gcaTCGACTACAAAACTACAACCATCCTCCTGGATGGACGGCGGGTGAAGCTGGAGCTATG GGACACTTCCGGCCAGGGACGGTTTTGCACAATCTTTCGCTCTTACTCCAGAGGAGCGCAG GGTATCCTCTTGGTTTATGATATCACGAACCGGTGGTCCTTCGATGGAATCGATCGGTGGATCAAAGAGATTGATGAG catgCCCCTGGTGTGCCCCGGATATTGGTGGGCAATAGGCTCCATCTGGCCTTTAAAAGGCAGGTTCCAACAGAGCAGGCCCGAGCTTACGCAGAGAAGAACGGGATGACATTTTTTGAAGTCAGCCCACTCTGTAACTTCAACGTAACAGAGTCCTTTACTGAACTCTCCCGGATCGTGCTGATGCGGCATGGAATGGAAAAGATCTGGAGACCAAACAGGG TATTCAGCTTGCAGGATTTGTGTTGCCGAGCCATCGTCTCCTGCACCCCCGTGCACCTCATCGATAAACTTCCCCTTCCAGTGGCCATCAAGAGCCACCTCAAATCGTTTTCGATGGCCAACGGGATGAACGCGGTCATGATGCATGGACGATCCTACTCGGTAGCCGGGGGCAGTGGCGGAGCAGCTGGCAGCGGCGGGGGAAGCAAAGGCAACAGCCTTAAACGCTCAAAGTCCATTCGGCCTCCCCAGAGCCCCCCTCAGAACTGCTCAAGAAGCAACTGTAAGATCTCATAG